One segment of Rattus norvegicus strain BN/NHsdMcwi chromosome 16, GRCr8, whole genome shotgun sequence DNA contains the following:
- the Ikbkb gene encoding inhibitor of nuclear factor kappa-B kinase subunit beta: protein MSWSPSLPTQTCGAWEMKERLGTGGFGNVIRWHNQVTGEQIAIKQCRQELSPKNRDRWCLEIQIMRRLNHPNVVAARDVPEGMQNLAPNDLPLLAMEYCQGGDLRRYLNQFENCCGLREGAILTLLSDIASALRYLHENRIIHRDLKPENIVLQQGEKRLIHKIIDLGYAKELDQGSLCTSFVGTLQYLAPELLEQQKYTVTVDYWSFGTLAFECITGFRPFLPNWQPVQWHSKVRQKSEVDIVVSEDLNGTVKFSSSLPFPNNLNSVLAERLEKWLQLMLTWQPRQRGVDPQYGPNGCFRALDDILNLKLVHILNMVTGTIHTYPVMEDESLQSLKTRIREDTGILETDQELLQEAGLVLLPDKPATQCISDSKTNEGLTLDMDLVFLFDNSKMSYETQITPRPQPESVSCVLQEPKRNLSFFQMRKVWGQVWHSIQTLKEDCNRLQQGQRAAMMNLLRNNSCLSKMKNAMASTAQQLKAKLDFFKTSIQIDLEKYREQTEFGITSDKLLLAWREMEQAVEQCGRENDVKVLVERMMALQTDIVDLQRSPMGRKQGGTLDDLEEQARELYRRLREKPRDQRTEGDSQDMVRLLLQAIQSFEKKVRVIYSQLSKTVVCKQKALELLPKVEEVVRLMNEDEKTVVRLQEKRQKELWNLLKIACSKVRGPVSGSPDSMNVSRLSHPGHLMSQPSSACDSLPDSDKKSEELVAEAHALCSRLESALQDTVKQQDRSFTTLDWSWLQMEDEERCGLEQACD, encoded by the exons GCTGAACCATCCCAACGTGGTGGCCGCCCGGGATGTCCCAGAGGGGATGCAGAACTTGGCACCCAATGATTTGCCTCTGCTGGCCATGGAGTACTGCCAAGGAGGAGACCTCCGGAGA TACTTGAACCAGTTCGAAAACTGCTGTGGCCTCCGGGAAGGAGCCATCCTCACCCTGCTGAGTGACATAG CATCGGCTCTTAGATACCTTCATGAAAACAGAATCATCCACCGGGACCTGAAGCCAGAGAACATTGTCCTACAGCAAGGAGAGAAAAGA TTAATACACAAAATTATTGATCTAGGATATGCCAAGGAGCTGGATCAGGGCAGTCTGTGCACGTCATTTGTGGGGACCCTGCAATACCTG GCCCCAGAGCTTCTGGAGCAGCagaagtacaccgtgactgttgACTACTGGAGCTTCGGCACCCTGGCCTTTGAATGCATCACCGGCTTCCGGCCCTTTCTCCCTAACTGGCAGCCTGTGCAGTG GCACTCTAAAGTCCGGCAGAAGAGCGAAGTGGACATTGTTGTTAGCGAGGACTTGAACGGAACAGTGAAGTTCTCAAGTTCCTTACCCTTCCCCAATAATCTCAACAG TGTCCTGGCTGAGCGTCTGGAGAAGTGGCTTCAGCTGATGCTCACGTGGCAACCTCGGCAAAGGGGCGTGGACCCCCAGTACGGTCCCAATGGCTGTTTCAGGGCCCTCGATGACATCTTGAACTTAAAG CTGGTTCATATCTTGAACATGGTCACAGGCACCATTCACACATACCCTGTGATGGAGGATGAAAGTCTGCAGAGCTTAAAAACCAGAATCCGGGAAGACACAGGGATCCTGGAGACAGACCAGGAACTGCTGCAGGAGGCAGGGCTGGTGCTGCTCCCTGACAAGCCTGCTACTCAGTGCATCTCAGACAGCAAG ACAAATGAGGGCCTCACACTGGACATGGATCTCGTCTTTCTCTTTGACAACAGTAAAATGTCCTATGAGACTCAGATCACCCCCCGACCCCAACCTGAGAGCGTCAGCTGTGTCC TTCAGGAGCCCAAGCGGAACCTCTCCTTCTTCCAGATGAGGAAAGTGTGGGGCCAAGTCTGGCACAGCATCCAAACGCTGAAGGAAGACTGTAACCGGCTGCAGCAGGGACAGCGAGCTGCCAT GATGAACCTCCTTCGGAATAACAGCTGCCTCTCCAAGATGAAGAATGCCATGGCCTCCACGGCGCAGCAGCTCAAGGCCAAGTTGGACTtcttcaaaaccagcatccaGATTGACCTGGAGAAGTACAGGGAGCAGACGGAGTTTGGCATCA CATCGGACAAACTGCTGCTGGCCTGGCGGGAAATGGAGCAGGCCGTGGAGCAGTGTGGGCGG GAGAATGACGTGAAGGTCCTGGTAGAACGGATGATGGCACTGCAGACCGACATTGTGGACCTACAGAGGAGCCCGATGGGTCGGAAGCAGGGGGGCACCTTGGATGACCT AGAGGAACAAGCAAGAGAACTCTACAGAAGACTCAGGGAGAAGCCAAGAG ACCAAAGGACAGAAGGTGACAGCCAGGATATGGTACGGCTGCTGCTGCAAGCCATCCAGAGCTTCGAGAAGAAAGTGCGGGTGATTTACTCTCAGCTCAG TAAGACCGTGGTTTGTAAGCAGAAGGCCCTGGAGCTGCTGCCCAAAGTAGAAGAGGTGGTGAGGCTCATGAACGAGGATGAGAAGACTGTGGTCCGGCTCCAGGAGAAGCGGCAGAAGGAGCTCTGGAACCTCCTGAAGATCGCCTGT AGCAAAGTCCGAGGTCCGGTGAGTGGAAGCCCAGATAGCATGAATGTGTCTCGACTTAGTCACCCTGGTCATCTAATGTCCCAGCCTTCCAGTGCCTGTGACAGCTTACCTGATTCAGACAAGAAAAG TGAAGAACTGGTGGCCGAAGCACACGCCCTCTGCTCCCGGCTGGAAAGCGCGCTGCAGGACACGGTGAAGCAGCAGGACCGAAGCTTCACG ACCCTAGACTGGAGCTGGTTACAGATGGAGGATGAAGAAAGGTGTGGCCTGGAGCAGGCCTGTGACTGA
- the Ikbkb gene encoding inhibitor of nuclear factor kappa-B kinase subunit beta isoform X1: MSWSPSLPTQTCGAWEMKERLGTGGFGNVIRWHNQVTGEQIAIKQCRQELSPKNRDRWCLEIQIMRRLNHPNVVAARDVPEGMQNLAPNDLPLLAMEYCQGGDLRRYLNQFENCCGLREGAILTLLSDIASALRYLHENRIIHRDLKPENIVLQQGEKRLIHKIIDLGYAKELDQGSLCTSFVGTLQYLAPELLEQQKYTVTVDYWSFGTLAFECITGFRPFLPNWQPVQWHSKVRQKSEVDIVVSEDLNGTVKFSSSLPFPNNLNSVLAERLEKWLQLMLTWQPRQRGVDPQYGPNGCFRALDDILNLKLVHILNMVTGTIHTYPVMEDESLQSLKTRIREDTGILETDQELLQEAGLVLLPDKPATQCISDSKTNEGLTLDMDLVFLFDNSKMSYETQITPRPQPESVSCVLQEPKRNLSFFQMRKVWGQVWHSIQTLKEDCNRLQQGQRAAMMNLLRNNSCLSKMKNAMASTAQQLKAKLDFFKTSIQIDLEKYREQTEFGITSDKLLLAWREMEQAVEQCGRENDVKVLVERMMALQTDIVDLQRSPMGRKQGGTLDDLEEQARELYRRLREKPRDQRTEGDSQDMVRLLLQAIQSFEKKVRVIYSQLSKTVVCKQKALELLPKVEEVVRLMNEDEKTVVRLQEKRQKELWNLLKIACSKVRGPVSGSPDSMNVSRLSHPGHLMSQPSSACDSLPDSDKKSEELVAEAHALCSRLESALQDTVKQQDRSFTVTACGEPSLSIPFLSAANEETVWHQPWLRWFQVFVVISCSGTPSALIILILTRGHRYRTSVWGTVLGLGTKEKPETACVSRTQFSHKQ, encoded by the exons GCTGAACCATCCCAACGTGGTGGCCGCCCGGGATGTCCCAGAGGGGATGCAGAACTTGGCACCCAATGATTTGCCTCTGCTGGCCATGGAGTACTGCCAAGGAGGAGACCTCCGGAGA TACTTGAACCAGTTCGAAAACTGCTGTGGCCTCCGGGAAGGAGCCATCCTCACCCTGCTGAGTGACATAG CATCGGCTCTTAGATACCTTCATGAAAACAGAATCATCCACCGGGACCTGAAGCCAGAGAACATTGTCCTACAGCAAGGAGAGAAAAGA TTAATACACAAAATTATTGATCTAGGATATGCCAAGGAGCTGGATCAGGGCAGTCTGTGCACGTCATTTGTGGGGACCCTGCAATACCTG GCCCCAGAGCTTCTGGAGCAGCagaagtacaccgtgactgttgACTACTGGAGCTTCGGCACCCTGGCCTTTGAATGCATCACCGGCTTCCGGCCCTTTCTCCCTAACTGGCAGCCTGTGCAGTG GCACTCTAAAGTCCGGCAGAAGAGCGAAGTGGACATTGTTGTTAGCGAGGACTTGAACGGAACAGTGAAGTTCTCAAGTTCCTTACCCTTCCCCAATAATCTCAACAG TGTCCTGGCTGAGCGTCTGGAGAAGTGGCTTCAGCTGATGCTCACGTGGCAACCTCGGCAAAGGGGCGTGGACCCCCAGTACGGTCCCAATGGCTGTTTCAGGGCCCTCGATGACATCTTGAACTTAAAG CTGGTTCATATCTTGAACATGGTCACAGGCACCATTCACACATACCCTGTGATGGAGGATGAAAGTCTGCAGAGCTTAAAAACCAGAATCCGGGAAGACACAGGGATCCTGGAGACAGACCAGGAACTGCTGCAGGAGGCAGGGCTGGTGCTGCTCCCTGACAAGCCTGCTACTCAGTGCATCTCAGACAGCAAG ACAAATGAGGGCCTCACACTGGACATGGATCTCGTCTTTCTCTTTGACAACAGTAAAATGTCCTATGAGACTCAGATCACCCCCCGACCCCAACCTGAGAGCGTCAGCTGTGTCC TTCAGGAGCCCAAGCGGAACCTCTCCTTCTTCCAGATGAGGAAAGTGTGGGGCCAAGTCTGGCACAGCATCCAAACGCTGAAGGAAGACTGTAACCGGCTGCAGCAGGGACAGCGAGCTGCCAT GATGAACCTCCTTCGGAATAACAGCTGCCTCTCCAAGATGAAGAATGCCATGGCCTCCACGGCGCAGCAGCTCAAGGCCAAGTTGGACTtcttcaaaaccagcatccaGATTGACCTGGAGAAGTACAGGGAGCAGACGGAGTTTGGCATCA CATCGGACAAACTGCTGCTGGCCTGGCGGGAAATGGAGCAGGCCGTGGAGCAGTGTGGGCGG GAGAATGACGTGAAGGTCCTGGTAGAACGGATGATGGCACTGCAGACCGACATTGTGGACCTACAGAGGAGCCCGATGGGTCGGAAGCAGGGGGGCACCTTGGATGACCT AGAGGAACAAGCAAGAGAACTCTACAGAAGACTCAGGGAGAAGCCAAGAG ACCAAAGGACAGAAGGTGACAGCCAGGATATGGTACGGCTGCTGCTGCAAGCCATCCAGAGCTTCGAGAAGAAAGTGCGGGTGATTTACTCTCAGCTCAG TAAGACCGTGGTTTGTAAGCAGAAGGCCCTGGAGCTGCTGCCCAAAGTAGAAGAGGTGGTGAGGCTCATGAACGAGGATGAGAAGACTGTGGTCCGGCTCCAGGAGAAGCGGCAGAAGGAGCTCTGGAACCTCCTGAAGATCGCCTGT AGCAAAGTCCGAGGTCCGGTGAGTGGAAGCCCAGATAGCATGAATGTGTCTCGACTTAGTCACCCTGGTCATCTAATGTCCCAGCCTTCCAGTGCCTGTGACAGCTTACCTGATTCAGACAAGAAAAG TGAAGAACTGGTGGCCGAAGCACACGCCCTCTGCTCCCGGCTGGAAAGCGCGCTGCAGGACACGGTGAAGCAGCAGGACCGAAGCTTCACGGTAACCGCCTGCGGGGAGCCCAGCTTGTCCATTCCCTTCCTTTCTGCAGCAAACGAGGAAACGGTTTGGCATCAGCCGTGGCTCAGGTGGTTTCAGGTTTTCGTAGTCATTTCATGCTCAGGAACGCCAAGCGCACTCATTATCTTAATCCTGACAAGGGGGCACCGTTACAGAACATCTGTGTGGGGCACTGTGCTGGGTTTGGGGACAAAAGAGAAACCTGAAACAGCCTGTGTCTCAAGGACTCAGTTTAGCCACAAGCAGTAG